In the genome of Streptomyces sp. NBC_00190, one region contains:
- a CDS encoding fumarylacetoacetate hydrolase family protein, whose product MRIARFSIDGNVAFGAVEGNAAPGAEGELVLDIIKGIPFADFELSGTKVPLSKVRLLPPVLPNKVVAIGRNYAEHAAELGNEVPDAPITFFKPSTSVVGPGDPITYPSFSQDLHHEAELAVVIGRMCREVPKERVKDVILGYTCANDVTARDVQQREKQWARAKGFDSSCPLGPWIETDLDPSDLTIQCTVNGEQRQLGRTSDMVRSIEDLVVHITEAMTMLPGDVILTGTPAGVGPLNVGDEVAVTIEGIGTLTNKVIKRG is encoded by the coding sequence GTGCGCATCGCCAGGTTCTCGATCGACGGCAATGTCGCCTTCGGCGCGGTCGAGGGCAACGCCGCCCCCGGCGCCGAAGGGGAGCTCGTCCTCGACATCATCAAGGGCATCCCGTTCGCGGACTTCGAGCTCTCCGGTACGAAGGTCCCGCTCAGCAAGGTGCGCCTGCTGCCGCCCGTGCTCCCGAACAAGGTCGTGGCCATCGGCCGCAACTACGCGGAGCACGCGGCGGAGCTCGGCAACGAGGTCCCGGACGCCCCCATCACCTTCTTCAAGCCCTCCACCTCCGTGGTCGGCCCGGGCGACCCGATCACGTACCCCTCCTTCTCCCAGGACCTGCACCACGAGGCGGAGCTCGCCGTGGTCATCGGCCGCATGTGCCGAGAGGTCCCGAAGGAGCGCGTCAAGGACGTGATCCTCGGCTACACCTGCGCCAACGACGTCACCGCGCGCGATGTCCAGCAGCGCGAGAAGCAGTGGGCCCGCGCCAAGGGCTTCGACAGCTCCTGCCCCCTCGGCCCCTGGATCGAGACCGACCTGGACCCGAGCGACCTGACCATCCAGTGCACCGTCAACGGCGAACAGCGCCAGCTCGGCCGCACCAGTGACATGGTCCGCTCCATCGAGGACCTGGTCGTGCACATCACCGAGGCCATGACGATGCTCCCTGGTGACGTCATCCTCACGGGGACCCCGGCCGGAGTCGGCCCCCTCAACGTCGGCGACGAGGTCGCCGTCACCATCGAAGGCATCGGCACTCTCACCAACAAGGTGATCAAGCGTGGCTAA
- the gltX gene encoding glutamate--tRNA ligase — protein sequence MANANVRVRFCPSPTGNPHVGLVRTALFNWAFARHHGGTFVFRIEDTDAARDSEESYGQLLDSMRWLGFTWDEGPEVGGPHAPYRQSERMDIYKDVAQKLLDGGWAYHCYCTTEELDARRAAARAAGKPSGYDGHCRELTTVQVEAYQGEHRSSIVRFRMPDEPITFTDLVRGELTFTPDNVPDFGIVRANGAPLYTLVNPVDDALMEITHVLRGEDLLSSTPRQIALYKALIELGVAKTTPAFGHLPYVMGEGNKKLSKRDPEASLNLYRERGFLPEGLLNYLSLLGWSFSKDQDVFSIEEMVAKFDIDGVNANPARFDLKKAESINGDHIRLLDPKDFADACAPWLRAPHANWAPEDFDAAAWERIAPYAQTRVTVLSDITANVDFLFLKEPVEDQASWDKAMKGEPAALLTTARENLQAADWSDPESLKQAVLTAGEAHGLKLGKAQAPVRVAVTGRTVGLPLFESLEILGKERSLARIDATLAKLTA from the coding sequence GTGGCTAACGCGAACGTCCGCGTACGTTTCTGTCCCTCCCCGACCGGCAACCCCCACGTGGGCCTGGTCCGGACCGCCCTCTTCAACTGGGCGTTCGCCCGCCACCACGGCGGTACGTTCGTCTTCCGCATCGAGGACACCGACGCGGCCCGCGACTCCGAGGAGTCGTACGGGCAGCTGCTCGACTCGATGCGCTGGCTCGGCTTCACCTGGGACGAGGGTCCCGAGGTCGGCGGCCCGCACGCCCCGTACCGGCAGTCCGAGCGCATGGACATCTACAAGGACGTCGCGCAGAAGCTGCTCGACGGCGGCTGGGCGTACCACTGCTACTGCACCACCGAGGAGCTCGACGCGCGCCGCGCCGCGGCCCGCGCCGCCGGCAAGCCCTCCGGCTACGACGGCCACTGCCGCGAGCTGACCACCGTGCAGGTCGAGGCGTACCAGGGTGAGCACCGCTCCTCGATCGTCCGCTTCCGGATGCCCGACGAGCCGATCACCTTCACGGACCTCGTCCGCGGCGAGCTGACCTTCACCCCGGACAACGTGCCGGACTTCGGCATCGTCCGGGCCAACGGCGCCCCGCTGTACACGCTGGTGAACCCGGTCGACGACGCGCTCATGGAGATCACCCACGTCCTGCGCGGCGAGGACCTGCTCTCCTCGACCCCGCGCCAGATCGCCCTGTACAAGGCGCTGATCGAGCTGGGCGTCGCCAAGACCACCCCCGCCTTCGGCCACCTGCCGTACGTGATGGGCGAGGGCAACAAGAAGCTCTCCAAGCGCGACCCCGAGGCCTCCCTCAACCTGTACCGCGAGCGCGGCTTCCTCCCCGAGGGCCTGCTGAACTACCTCTCGCTCCTCGGCTGGTCCTTCTCCAAGGACCAGGACGTCTTCTCGATCGAGGAGATGGTGGCGAAGTTCGACATCGACGGCGTCAACGCCAACCCGGCGCGCTTCGACCTCAAGAAGGCCGAGTCGATCAACGGCGACCACATCCGCCTGCTCGACCCGAAGGACTTCGCGGACGCCTGCGCCCCGTGGCTGCGGGCCCCGCACGCCAACTGGGCGCCCGAGGACTTCGACGCCGCGGCCTGGGAGCGCATCGCCCCGTACGCCCAGACCCGTGTGACCGTCCTGTCGGACATCACGGCCAACGTCGACTTCCTGTTCCTGAAGGAGCCGGTCGAGGACCAGGCGTCCTGGGACAAGGCGATGAAGGGCGAGCCCGCGGCCCTGCTGACCACGGCACGCGAGAACCTCCAGGCCGCCGACTGGTCGGACCCCGAGTCCCTCAAGCAGGCCGTCCTGACCGCCGGTGAGGCCCACGGCCTCAAGCTGGGCAAGGCCCAGGCCCCGGTCCGCGTGGCCGTCACCGGCCGCACCGTCGGCCTGCCGCTCTTCGAGTCCCTGGAGATCCTGGGCAAGGAGCGGTCCCTGGCCCGCATCGACGCGACCCTGGCGAAGCTCACCGCGTAG
- a CDS encoding HAD family hydrolase: MPIRAVLWDIDDTLFDYTGADAAGLARQLETDGIAERYGTPAQALALWRQITDLHWARFAAGEGTFQGQRRERVREFLGEPGMTADEADAWFDQYIEHYKTYWSVFPDVVPALDALAAGYRHGVLSNSSTANQDPKLRDLGLRDRFEVLVCAVELGVSKPDAGAFLAACEALALAPDEVAYVGDQPEIDARGARDAGLLAIWLDRDGRRGDGPDGVHRIAGLEGLPELLAGDTRFGARSGIR; the protein is encoded by the coding sequence ATGCCGATCCGCGCCGTGCTGTGGGACATCGACGACACCCTCTTCGACTACACGGGGGCGGACGCCGCCGGGCTGGCGCGGCAGCTGGAGACCGACGGGATCGCGGAGCGGTACGGAACCCCCGCACAGGCGCTGGCGCTGTGGCGGCAGATCACCGACCTGCACTGGGCGCGCTTCGCGGCCGGCGAGGGCACCTTCCAGGGGCAGCGCCGGGAGCGGGTGCGGGAGTTCCTCGGGGAGCCCGGGATGACGGCCGACGAGGCGGACGCCTGGTTCGACCAGTACATCGAGCACTACAAGACCTACTGGTCCGTCTTCCCCGACGTGGTGCCCGCGCTGGACGCCCTCGCCGCCGGCTACCGGCACGGGGTGCTCTCCAACTCCTCCACGGCCAACCAGGACCCCAAGCTGCGTGACCTCGGCCTGCGCGACCGCTTCGAAGTGCTGGTCTGCGCCGTCGAGCTCGGGGTCAGCAAGCCGGACGCGGGGGCCTTCCTGGCCGCCTGCGAGGCGCTGGCGCTGGCCCCGGACGAGGTCGCGTACGTGGGTGACCAGCCGGAGATCGATGCGCGCGGGGCGCGGGACGCCGGGCTGCTGGCGATCTGGCTCGACCGCGACGGCCGCCGCGGGGACGGTCCCGACGGCGTGCACCGCATCGCCGGTCTTGAGGGGCTACCGGAGCTGCTGGCAGGGGATACCCGTTTTGGAGCACGGTCAGGCATCCGGTAA
- the ndgR gene encoding IclR family transcriptional regulator NdgR, producing MDNSSGVGVLDKAALVLSALESGPATLAGLVAATGLARPTAHRLAVALEHHRMVARDMQGRFILGPRLAELAAAAGEDRLLATAGPVLTHLRDVTGESAQLYRRQGDMRICVAAAERLSGLRDTVPVGSTLPMKAGSAAQILMAWEEPERLHRGLQGARFTATALSGVRRRGWAQSIGEREPGVASVSAPVRGPSNRVVASVSVSGPIERLTRHPGRMHAQAVIDAAARLTEALRRSG from the coding sequence ATGGACAACTCTAGCGGCGTCGGCGTTCTCGACAAGGCAGCTCTGGTACTGAGCGCACTGGAGTCCGGTCCGGCCACCCTCGCCGGGCTGGTCGCGGCGACAGGGCTCGCACGACCCACGGCACATCGCCTCGCCGTGGCACTGGAACACCACCGGATGGTGGCGAGGGACATGCAGGGCCGGTTCATCCTCGGTCCGCGGCTGGCGGAGCTCGCCGCCGCGGCCGGCGAGGACCGCCTGCTGGCCACGGCCGGACCGGTGCTCACCCACCTCCGCGACGTGACGGGCGAAAGCGCGCAGCTCTACCGCCGTCAGGGAGACATGCGCATCTGCGTGGCGGCCGCGGAGCGGCTCTCGGGCCTTCGGGACACCGTCCCGGTGGGCTCGACCCTGCCCATGAAGGCGGGCTCGGCCGCGCAGATCCTGATGGCCTGGGAGGAGCCCGAGCGGCTCCACCGCGGCCTGCAGGGCGCGCGCTTCACGGCGACGGCGCTCTCGGGCGTCCGGCGCCGCGGCTGGGCGCAGTCGATCGGCGAGCGGGAGCCCGGTGTGGCCTCCGTCTCGGCGCCGGTGCGCGGGCCGTCGAACCGCGTGGTGGCCTCGGTGTCGGTCTCCGGGCCGATCGAACGCCTGACCCGCCACCCGGGCCGGATGCACGCCCAGGCCGTCATCGACGCGGCCGCACGCCTCACGGAGGCGCTGCGCCGCTCCGGCTGA